The sequence TCTGCCGACAGCCATCCCCGCCTACCTGTTGCTGCCTTGATAGTTCATCCGACGCTCAGGATCGGATCCACTCCCGCGACAGGCGACAGGCTTGATGAGCGACTCTGGGACGAACGCGGCGTGAAGCTGATCTAACCTAACGAGCTATTGGGTTTGCGGCCTATCAAGCCTGGCGATTAACGAGGCACAACGATCCCGATCCTTGGACATGGACAGCTGCCTATATATCGCCTCCGCCTGCCTCATCAACTCCCGGGCTTTGTCCGGCTGAGACTGCCTTAAGGCCACAACTCCAAGAGCCTCATATGCTCGTCCGGAAAACTGCTTTAAATTGCCTCGCAGAGAAACCTCCAAAGACTTCCGGAGTAACTCTTCCGCTTTATCAAGCTCCCCCCGATTCACCTCAAGGGCTCCGAGGCTCAGATAATCCGTCGCAACATAACTTTCCAACCCAAGCCCCTCATCAAGCTCTAGCGCCTTCTTGAGCACACCCTCGGAATTGTCAAACTCCTTTCTTTTTCGATATATGGTCCCAAGGTTGGAGTAATCTCTAGCCAGTGCATACTTGTCACCAAGCGCCTCGTCTAACACCATGGCCTTTCTGTGCATTTCTTCCGACTGCTCCAACTCACCTCGCAACTCAAACAATATTCCAAGGTTCGTATACTCAATGCTCATGCGCTCAGGATCTTTCAGCAACTCAGCTATCCCCAGCGCCTTTCTGTACATCTCCTCGGCCTGACTGAGGTCACCAGGCCTTCCGCAAATAATATCAGCAAGCGCGCTATATGCCTCAGCAGTATCGGCCGTTTCCGCATCGGGGCCACAAATTGCCAAGCGGCGTCTTGCCAGCCTCTCGGCTTCGTCGTGCTCACCAATTCTTGCGAAGAACTCCGCCCCAAGGCCAAGCACACGTAGGTTCGTTGTTCCATCGAGCGCCTTTGCGAAATCCTGACGGGCCTCCTCGACATTCCCCTCCAAAGCAGCCCTGGCTGCCTGCTCGGCCAGTTCTACTGACCGTCGTGCTGCCTTGGCTTCCGTCACGTTCTCGGCCGCCTCGGCTCGCGCCAACGCGCTCTTTGCTTCTGCTCGTGCCCGCTCTGCCTCTTCCATAAGGCGCTGCATCTCAGCCTTGAGCTTCTCAATCTCATTGACAGCGCGCTGCGCATCTCCCTTGTGTTTCTCTACTTCCAACGCAACAGAGTCAGGCAGGAGCGGAACACGCGTCATCCCCCCTGGAGTTGGGACCCTCCCGGTTGCGAAAGCGACAAGGTGCGTATCAATCTCGTTCCTAAATTCCTCAATCGTCTTGAATCCACGATAGAGTACTTGGCGAGTTGACTCGAGCTTCTTGCGGAACTCAAGGATCTTTGTGAGTTGTGGACCAGGATCTGCCATCTGCCCCGGATCAATGTGCTTGAAGAAGACAAAAATCTCTGGGCGTCCTGCGTTCTCAAACAGCCTCAATGCTCGATAGAACTCTTCCTCGGTATAGGACGAGTATGGAGCGGCATCTGGGGCCTCTTGGCCCCAGCGACGCCACATGACCAGTATAAAAGCATCGCACGTATCGACGTCCTGATTGATTACGCTCTGCGAACGTCGACCGACTAGCGCAAGTGCGTCTTCCCATCCGAGCGGGACAAACTCAACGTTTGCGCCACGACCAAAGCCCTTATTTAGCTCGTCAATTGTCTCCTTGAATGCCCGGCGTTCTTCTGCCAAGTCCCCCGGTGACGCAATGAAGACGTGAATCAGTCGCTTGGGTGTCGATGGGGCTGTTCCCATACATGGGAGTATAGCCAATTTCCCCAGGGACGTCTTCTCTCACCCACAGATTTTCGTTTCCTCTTGGAAAGGGGCTACTGCTCTTGAACCAAATTAGACTGGCGCTCGGCCACCATGTCCAATGGCTCCGCCTATGCGGCGAATCCCAGCACCGGCTGGTCCTCCGGTGGCTTGATGAGTACTTAAAGTCGGCGCGCAAGGCCCCCTCCACCCTCTTCCTTCATCAGCTTTGCGACCCGCGCGAACCTTTCAGGTTACCCGGATTCACGCGGCACACGCCCTGACTGTACCAGTCACCTGGACGAACCCGCAGGCGAGCAAGAATCCCTGCTCCCTCTGCCTGTTCGAGGTCGACCCCCTTGAATCGCCGCCCCACCGGGACGCGCAACATCAGCATCGACAGCGAGTATTCGCCATGGCGCCTGGACTCGCACTCGCTACTGGTGAACGGCAGGTATGAGGTGGACCTCTCCGAACTGCTGGAACTCGCCGGGCAGCTTGGCCTCACGGCAGGCGACGAGGTCGAAGTGACCGACATTCCGCTCGACCCGGCTTAGCTTCCCATCGAAAGCGCAGTGCTCACGCTGCCCAGCAATGCGCACGGCGTGCAGTACTCCACGTTCAGCGAGCTGCTCGTGCAATAGCGCGCGGGAACCTCAGTCCACCTTCGCCACGCGGCTGCGGTCGTCGAGGAAGGCCTCCACGCCCTGGGCAATGGCATTCGCCACCTCGGACTGGTACGCGCCCGAGGCCAGGCGCTCCTCCTCCTCCGGGTTGGAGAGGAAGGACGTCTCCACGAGGATGGCCGGCATCTTCACGCCCAGCAGCACGTAGAACAGCGCCTCCTTGTGCCCCAGGTCCTTGATGCCCGTGTACTTGCGCGCCAGGCCCGACACCAGGTTGCGCTGCACCTGGTTCGCCAGCCGCGACGACTCCTCGGTGTTTGCCTTTGTCGCCAGGTCCGCCAGGATGAACTGCAAGTCGCTGATGCCCTTCTCCGACGACTGGTTCTCCCGCGCCGCCAGCCGGATGGAGTAGCGGTCCGCCGACGTGTTCAGCGTGTACGTCTCCACGCCTCGCAGCTTCCGCTTCGCCGCCGCGTTGCAGTGGACGGAGATGAACAAGTCGCCGTGCTCGGCATTGGCGAACTTCGCGCGGTCCTCCAGCCGGATGAACCGGTCGTCGTCGCGCGTCAGCACCACCTCCAGCCCCTTCTCCCGCAGCGCCTCGGCCAGCTTCTTGGAGATGGACAGCGCCACGTCCTTCTCACGCGTCCCCTCCTTGCCGATGGCCCCCGTGTCATGCCCGCCGTGCCCCGGGTCGATGACCACGCGGCGCACCTTGAGCCCGAGCTGCTCCGCCAGCGTCAGCTCCGCGCTGCGCGACTGCTTCGCCACCGCCTTCAGCCGCGCCTGCGCCACCTGGTCGTCCACCGGGCGCGTAATCGGCTTCGGCGGCTCCGGCGGAGCGACGGCGATGTGGAACGGCGCCTCGGAGGCCTTCGCGCTCCCCTGCCCCTTCGCCTCGTCCTTCTCGCGGACGGGCGCGGACTTCTCCGCCACCGCCACGGCGGAGGACGGCTCGGCCGCGGGCTTCGACTCCGGGACGGACGCGCCGGACTTCGGCGCCGACACGGGCTCCGGCTTCACGTCCCGGGCCGCGACGACCCCGGGCGCCTTCGTGTCCCGGGCCGGCGGCTCCTCGGCGGCGGGCTGCTTCCGCGCCGAGGCCACGGTGCTCGGCGCCGGAGCAACGGACTTCGCGTCCCTGGCCACCTGCGCGTCTTCCGAGGCCTTCTTCGCCGCGAGCGCCGCCACCACCGCGGAGTCCAGCCCCGGCTCCTCGTCCTCCACGGCCTTGCGCGCGTTCGGGTCCAACCGGGGAATCATCGGCGACGGCTCGCGCGCGAGCTTCTCGATGGCCTCCACCAGCGTGGGCCCCTTGCGCTCGGCCGGCGGTGACACCTGGGCCACCGCGGAGGCGCGCTCGTCGGAGGGCGCGGCCTTCGTCGGCGCGGGCCGGCTCGCCGGAGCCACCTTGGCCCCCGGCAGCGAGGCCAGCAGCGCCTTCATGTCCTTCGCCTGGTCTCCCTTGCCGTTGGTGGCGAGCGCCTCCGTCAGGGTGCGGCGCGCCGCATCCGGCTGGTCCAGCCGATTCACCTGGATGCGCGCCAGCGCCAGCGCCGCGTCATCCGCGAGCCGGTGCTTCGGGTACCCGTCGCACACCTGCTTGTAGTGGGAGATGGCCGACTTCAGGTCCTCCTCGACGAAGGAGGCGCGGCTCAGTTCCTGGAGCAGCTCTGCCGCGGTGAAGAGCGCATCCGGCGCGCGCTCGGACTTCGGGTGCTTGCTGGCCACCGTCTCGAACTTGCGCACCACGTTGAGCCAGTGGTGGCGCAGCTTGCGCCGGGCCGCGTCGTCCTTCAGCGCGTAGTAGGCGCGCCGGGCGCCCTGGTAGGCCTCCTCGGCCTCATTCCGCTTCGCCGCTCCCACCGCGCCCGGGACGAGCAGCAGCAGCAGGGGCAGCACGAGGGCGAGGCGCATGGGTTCCTCCGGCGGACTGGGAGCTACAGGCGTGTGTCACACGGCCCCAACCCACCGGCAAATTTTCGGCCCCCAACGGTCTACCTCAGCGCACCCAGCCCAGCACCTTCGCCAGGTCCTGGTCGATGACGCGCGCCCAGCCCGGCTGCCGCGGCACCACCGCCGCCAGCACCTTGTCTCCGTTGCGCACCGGCGCCCGCCCGGGCCGCACTCGCGCGCGCACCGCGTGCTTCACGTCCTGCCGGAAGTAGTGCGCGGGAAACACCACCTCGCGGCGCGTCTCCGGCAGCGGCCCCTCCGGCGTCAGCCACACCAGCGCGCCCAGCCGCAGCGGCTCCACCTCCGCCCGCCACAGCCGACGCGCCTCCCACGCGAAGAAGCCCACCGCCAGCAGCGTCCCCAGTCCCAGGCCCCAGGGCAGCAGGCCCACCCGCGAGGCCCGTGCCCGCGCGAAGCCCGCTTCCCGGGGCCGGTCCGGCTGGTTCGGGTCCACCAGCAGCTTCACCTTCGCGCCATGGCCCAGCCCTTCCGCGTACTCGGCGAAGGTGCGCACGCCCGCCACCGAGTGCTCCCGGTCCTGGAAGGTGTAGAGCACCTCCAGCGTCCCCTCCGCCCCGTCCCGCGCGTCCAGAGGTGGCAGCCGCGTGGCCATCAGCAGCCCCTCGACTTCCTCGGCGCGCACGGCGAAGCCCTGCTCCTCCACGAAGAAGCGCCCGGCCCACGCCGCACCGGCTCCGACGAGGGCAATGGCGGCGAGGCCCAGCACCACGCCTCGCACGAGGCGGCCCACCGCGCCGGGCACCTGCGTCAGTAGGACCTTCCGGGGAGCATGGGGAATGGCGAGCTGCATGCGGCCCGCAGCCTACCCTACCCGCGGGCCAGCCCGTCCGCGCTCAGGCACGGGACAGGCATTGGCGCGTGGGGGGCCGGGCCTGTGCTGGACTACTGGGACTTCTTCAGCTCCTCGGCGAGCGCCTCCAGCAACTGCCGCGTGCCCTCCTCACGGTTCTTCGGTGCGTCGGCGTTGTCGAAGTAGGCGCCCTGCTCGGTGAAGACGAGCCGCGTGCCCCCTTCGGCCGGCACGAACTCCATGGTGGCGAGCGAGGCGGAGAACCGGTTGTCGCCCATCCCCATCGTGTACGCGATGACGATGCGCTGGTTGGGGACGATGTCCTGGTAGACGGTGTCGTTGCGGATCTCCGGCCCACCCTTGAAGCGGAAGCGGCTCTGCTCCAGGCCTCCGACGCGGAAGTCCATGTCGAAGGAGAGGACCTCCCAGCCCTCGCCCTCGACCATCCACCGACGCTTGGTGGCAGGTGTGGAGAAGGCGGCGAAGACACGCTGGGGGGACGCGTTCTTGTAGACGCGGTCGATGGTGAAGGTGCTGTGGATGACTGGCTGCTGGGTCATGGCTCTTCCTTCTTCTTCTCGGTGGGGGTTTCGGACGCGTCCTGCTCTTCGAGCAGCGCGCCCAGGCGGTCGAACCGGCGCTCCCACAGGGTGCGCCGCTCTTCCAGCCACTGCTCCGCCGCGCGCAGCCCCGTGGGCTCAAGCCGGCACGTACGGACCCGGCCGACCTTCTCCGTCCGGACGACGCCGCTGTCCTCCAGCACCTGGAGGTGCTGAACGACGGCCGCCAGCGTCACGCCGAGCGGCCGGGCCAGCTCGCTGACCGAGGCCGGGCCCCGGCTCAGCCTCTCCAGCAGGACTCTCCGGGTCGGGTCTCCCAGGGCGTGGAACACCCGGTCGATGGGCTCGCGTTGGTTAAGCATTGGCTTAACTTTAAGGCTCCGCGCCCAATAGTCAAGCCGTCACTTAACTATCAGGGTGCGCTGCTGGGAGGAGCGACGGGCCGCGAGCCAGGCGCAACCCTGGCCGGCTGGCGCCGCCAACGCAGCGCCGCCCGTGCTCCGAGCCGGTCCGGCTCCGGAAGACGCCTCCTGTCTCGACTCAGGTCTGCTCGGGCGGAAGCCGGACCCACACGCCCCGGAAGCGCTTGCGCGATGGGTCCTTCAGCCGCTTGCACTCAACGCCGTCGAGCGGGACGGTGCCGTCGTCACTCAGCAGGAGGATGTCCTCCGCCTGCTCCGGCGTGAAGAAGGCCTCGGGGTTGAGCCCGGTGAGGTCCACGTCCGAGACGGGCACGGGCGCATCATCCCCACCGCGCCAGGTGAACAGGCGCGAGGTCGCCTCGCTCGCCGTGCCCCCGCTGATGATGAGGTAGCGCCCGCGCCACCATGACAGGGAGCGGATGCCCAGCCCGCCCAGGTCCAGCAGCCGCGGCTCGCCCAGGCGGGCCCGGACCCCCTCCCGGATGATTTCCGTCGGGTTCAGCACGGGCACCACCAGCGCCCGCCCCCGGGGCACCGGACTGCGGAAGCCGATGAGGAGCGCGCTCCCATCCGCCGTCGCCGTCATGCCCTCGATGTTCAGCCCTCCGGCGGACTTCGGGGGCAGCGCCTCGGCCTCCGTCAGCGCGAAGGCGGCGAGCCGCGGGTCCGCCAGGATGTCGTCCAGCAGGTGCGCATACGGGTGCCCCACCAGCTTCGGGCCCTCGTCCGTCTCCTCCGTGGCGAAGAAGCGCAGGCGGCTCGGCTGCTTCTTGCCGGAGCTGTTCCGGCCGTGCGACGTGAGCCAGAAGGACAGCGAGCCCAGCCCCGTGGCCGCCTCGATGTCCGCCTCCGGCGGCTTCTTCTTCGCGGGCAGCTCCAGGTCCGGCGACAGGTCCACGCTCCGCACCGGGGCGCCGCCACGCCGGGCGTCATAGACGCGGAGGATGTTGTCCTCATCGTCCCCCACCACGAACATGCCCCCGCCGAGCGCCACCGCGCCCGAGGCATCACACATCCCCTCGAAGAGGATGGGGGCGTGAGCCCCCGTGCTGCTCACCAGAACGGCGGCGGGTTGCTCGGGCACACCACGGGCGGCACAGCCCGTGGCCAGGACTCCTACGCAGATGAATGCCAGCCTCATGGGCCCACTCTTCTGCACGACGGAAGCCCGAGGGGAGTGGGACGAAGCGGTCTGTAATCTGACCGACAGGCCCGCCGTCCGTCCCCG comes from Pyxidicoccus trucidator and encodes:
- a CDS encoding tetratricopeptide repeat protein → MGTAPSTPKRLIHVFIASPGDLAEERRAFKETIDELNKGFGRGANVEFVPLGWEDALALVGRRSQSVINQDVDTCDAFILVMWRRWGQEAPDAAPYSSYTEEEFYRALRLFENAGRPEIFVFFKHIDPGQMADPGPQLTKILEFRKKLESTRQVLYRGFKTIEEFRNEIDTHLVAFATGRVPTPGGMTRVPLLPDSVALEVEKHKGDAQRAVNEIEKLKAEMQRLMEEAERARAEAKSALARAEAAENVTEAKAARRSVELAEQAARAALEGNVEEARQDFAKALDGTTNLRVLGLGAEFFARIGEHDEAERLARRRLAICGPDAETADTAEAYSALADIICGRPGDLSQAEEMYRKALGIAELLKDPERMSIEYTNLGILFELRGELEQSEEMHRKAMVLDEALGDKYALARDYSNLGTIYRKRKEFDNSEGVLKKALELDEGLGLESYVATDYLSLGALEVNRGELDKAEELLRKSLEVSLRGNLKQFSGRAYEALGVVALRQSQPDKARELMRQAEAIYRQLSMSKDRDRCASLIARLDRPQTQ
- a CDS encoding N-acetylmuramoyl-L-alanine amidase, with the protein product MRLALVLPLLLLLVPGAVGAAKRNEAEEAYQGARRAYYALKDDAARRKLRHHWLNVVRKFETVASKHPKSERAPDALFTAAELLQELSRASFVEEDLKSAISHYKQVCDGYPKHRLADDAALALARIQVNRLDQPDAARRTLTEALATNGKGDQAKDMKALLASLPGAKVAPASRPAPTKAAPSDERASAVAQVSPPAERKGPTLVEAIEKLAREPSPMIPRLDPNARKAVEDEEPGLDSAVVAALAAKKASEDAQVARDAKSVAPAPSTVASARKQPAAEEPPARDTKAPGVVAARDVKPEPVSAPKSGASVPESKPAAEPSSAVAVAEKSAPVREKDEAKGQGSAKASEAPFHIAVAPPEPPKPITRPVDDQVAQARLKAVAKQSRSAELTLAEQLGLKVRRVVIDPGHGGHDTGAIGKEGTREKDVALSISKKLAEALREKGLEVVLTRDDDRFIRLEDRAKFANAEHGDLFISVHCNAAAKRKLRGVETYTLNTSADRYSIRLAARENQSSEKGISDLQFILADLATKANTEESSRLANQVQRNLVSGLARKYTGIKDLGHKEALFYVLLGVKMPAILVETSFLSNPEEEERLASGAYQSEVANAIAQGVEAFLDDRSRVAKVD
- a CDS encoding DUF3592 domain-containing protein, translated to MQLAIPHAPRKVLLTQVPGAVGRLVRGVVLGLAAIALVGAGAAWAGRFFVEEQGFAVRAEEVEGLLMATRLPPLDARDGAEGTLEVLYTFQDREHSVAGVRTFAEYAEGLGHGAKVKLLVDPNQPDRPREAGFARARASRVGLLPWGLGLGTLLAVGFFAWEARRLWRAEVEPLRLGALVWLTPEGPLPETRREVVFPAHYFRQDVKHAVRARVRPGRAPVRNGDKVLAAVVPRQPGWARVIDQDLAKVLGWVR
- a CDS encoding SRPBCC family protein; protein product: MTQQPVIHSTFTIDRVYKNASPQRVFAAFSTPATKRRWMVEGEGWEVLSFDMDFRVGGLEQSRFRFKGGPEIRNDTVYQDIVPNQRIVIAYTMGMGDNRFSASLATMEFVPAEGGTRLVFTEQGAYFDNADAPKNREEGTRQLLEALAEELKKSQ
- a CDS encoding ArsR/SmtB family transcription factor, which translates into the protein MLNQREPIDRVFHALGDPTRRVLLERLSRGPASVSELARPLGVTLAAVVQHLQVLEDSGVVRTEKVGRVRTCRLEPTGLRAAEQWLEERRTLWERRFDRLGALLEEQDASETPTEKKKEEP
- a CDS encoding DUF3616 domain-containing protein codes for the protein MRLAFICVGVLATGCAARGVPEQPAAVLVSSTGAHAPILFEGMCDASGAVALGGGMFVVGDDEDNILRVYDARRGGAPVRSVDLSPDLELPAKKKPPEADIEAATGLGSLSFWLTSHGRNSSGKKQPSRLRFFATEETDEGPKLVGHPYAHLLDDILADPRLAAFALTEAEALPPKSAGGLNIEGMTATADGSALLIGFRSPVPRGRALVVPVLNPTEIIREGVRARLGEPRLLDLGGLGIRSLSWWRGRYLIISGGTASEATSRLFTWRGGDDAPVPVSDVDLTGLNPEAFFTPEQAEDILLLSDDGTVPLDGVECKRLKDPSRKRFRGVWVRLPPEQT